From the Theobroma cacao cultivar B97-61/B2 chromosome 2, Criollo_cocoa_genome_V2, whole genome shotgun sequence genome, one window contains:
- the LOC18608297 gene encoding U4/U6 small nuclear ribonucleoprotein PRP4-like protein yields MEVDDDNSPPTSSAEPSVAVPDSQTTVPTANNTLLQPVQPIVPAVVPPAVVPPIAPLPAIPPVPVVHPLAPLPIRAPILKPLAPQNGEVKTSDSDSDHEDEGRTAAVDYEISEESRLVRERQEKAMQELLMKRRAAALAVPTNDMAVRTRLRRLGEPITLFGEREMERRDRLRMIMAKLDSEGQLEKLMKAHEEEEAAVSAKMEDVEEDIQYPFYTEGPNELLDARIDIAKYSVVKAAMRVQRAQRKRDDPDEDMDAETDWALRQAGNLVLDCSEIGDDRPLSGCSFSRDGQLLATCSLSGVAKLWSMPRVSKVSALKGHTERATDVTFSPVHDHLATASADRTAKLWNTDGSLLTTFEGHLDRLARIAFHPSGKYLGTTSFDKTWRLWDIDSGVELLLQEGHSRSVYGIAFHQDGSLAASCGLDALARVWDLRTGRSVLALEGHVKPVLGVSFSPNGYHLATGGEDNTCRIWDLRKKKSLYIIPAHSNLISQVKFEPQEGYYLVTASYDMTAKVWSGRDFKPVKSLPGHEAKVTASDISEDSRYIVTVSHDRTIKLWTAGNIGKEKDMDLD; encoded by the exons ATGGAAGTTGATGATGACAACAGTCCACCAACTTCATCTGCAGAACCTTCAGTTGCAGTTCCCGACAGCCAAACCACAGTGCCTACGGCAAATAACACTCTACTTCAGCCTGTTCAGCCTATTGTTCCAGCAGTGGTCCCGCCTGCAGTTGTACCACCTATTGCTCCGCTACCTGCCATTCCTCCAGTCCCTGTTGTGCATCCATTGGCACCTCTCCCGATTCGCGCTCCCATCCTTAAACCACTTGCACCTCAAAATGGTGAGGTGAAAACTAGTGATTCAGACTCTGACCATGAGGATGAAGGGCGAACTGCTGCTGTTGATTATGAGATCTCAGAAGAGAGTAGACTGGTTAGAGAGCGGCAAGAAAAGGCCATGCAAGAACTTCTGATGAAACGACGTGCTGCTGCACTAGCAGTGCCTACTAATGACATGGCTGTCCGGACTCGACTTCGCCGGCTTGGTGAACCCATAACTCTTTTTGGAGAAAGAGAGATGGAAAGGCGGGATAGGCTGCGAATGATTATGGCAAAGCTGGATTCTGAGGGGCAGTTGGAGAAGTTGATGAAGGCGCATGAGGAGGAAGAGGCTGCAGTTTCTGCTAAAATGGAGGACGTTGAGGAAGACATTCAATATCCCTTTTATACTGAGGGTCCAAACGAGCTCTTGGATGCTAGAATTGATATTGCAAAGTACTCTGTTGTAAAGGCAGCTATGCGTGTTCAACGTGCACAGAGAAAAAGGGATGATCCAGATGAAGATATGGATGCTGAAACTGATTGGGCTCTAAGGCAGGCAGGGAATTTGGTTCTTGATTGCAGTGAAATTGGGGATGATAGACCACTTTCCGGTTGTTCTTTCTCACGTGATGGACAACTTCTTGCCACCTG cTCATTGAGTGGAGTTGCTAAGTTGTGGTCAATGCCTAGGGTAAGTAAGGTTTCTGCCTTAAAGGGCCACACAGAACGTGCAACTGATGTTACATTTTCTCCTGTGCATGATCATTTAGCGACTGCTTCTGCTGACCGAACAGCAAAGTTGTGGAACACTGATGGATCACTCCTGACAACATTTGAGGGCCATTTGGATCGCCTTGCACGCATAGCCTTCCATCCTTCAGGGAAGTACCTTGGCACAACAAGCTTTGATAAAACATGGAGACTGTGGGACATAGACAGTGGTGTAGAGTTGCTTCTCCAAGAAGGTCATAGTAGGAGTGTCTATGGAATTGCGTTCCACCAAGATGGATCTTTAGCAGCATCCTGTGGACTTGATGCACTTGCTCGTGTTTGGGATCTTCGCACTGGTAGAAGTGTTCTTGCTTTGGAAGGCCATGTCAAGCCA GTTCTTGGTGTGAGTTTTTCACCCAATGGCTACCATTTAGCTACAGGAGGTGAAGATAATACCTGTCGAATATGGGatttgaggaagaaaaaatcCCTCTACATCATACCAGCCCACTCAAATCTTATATCACAAGTGAAGTTTGAGCCTCAAGAGGGATATTACTTGGTCACTGCTTCTTATGACATGACTGCAAAG GTTTGGTCCGGCAGAGATTTTAAGCCTGTCAAAAGCTTACCAGGTCATGAAGCTAAAGTCACTGCTTCAGATATTAGTGAAG ATAGCCGGTATATTGTGACTGTCTCTCATGATCGAACAATAAAGCTGTGGACTGCTGGTAacataggaaaggaaaaagatatgGATTTGGACTGA